The following is a genomic window from Aphis gossypii isolate Hap1 chromosome X, ASM2018417v2, whole genome shotgun sequence.
ATGTGATTTTGTGTACAATATGTATGATCTTGGATCCCATGGAAAGATCTTTCTATATGATTTTGTGTACAATATGTATGATCTTGGATCCCATAGAAAGATCTTTCTATATGATTTTTGTACTGACAAGTTTGTGAATTTACTTGAAAAAGTACAGTTAAATGAATgtgtttacaaataatttttttcaaggtATAATCTGGGCATTTACAAGAATAGGTGTGgtaacaaatattacaatagttgCAATAAGATATACATTCTTCACTAGAGCATGataatacatcatttttaGTAACATCAtaagttttgttattataattaattgaatgttTAGAAACTAAACTATTTTCCATGGAAATTctacaaacattttcaatactttCATGAATTGGGTTTACAGGAGATAATGAAAATTGAGAAGCAATAAGATGGTGTTTGTTAGCCTCGTCTGTACTTGGTATATAGTCTAAAATGAGAGGTTTAATTGTTTCTTGATCAGgttcataattcattttattttttgatgattGCACTTCTGGCGACatagttttaacattatatttttttaaaatgtttaatatatctcttcgttttattaaatgttttcgtTCAATTTCCTTAGATGATCCatcttttttatatgataataatatatcttcgATTTTAACACCTTGTGATAATTTGGAAGCTATTTCTTGTTTATCACTTTTAGGAATTCGTAAATGTACGAGCTCAGCTTTATGTCCAAAATGTGTGTGGTGAACAACAGCTTGAACAGTGTCATCAgtgttatttacatttactgTTATTGAagatgtacaattattatttattttaagaattccTTGAGATTTTAACTTTCGCCTACGATTTTGTAATGAACTCTGGTAACCTGAGCGGTTGCAATACCAATATTCTACTCTACGTCTTCTACTTCTTTCATTTTTACGATGATAAAAGTAACTGCAAGTTTCTGATTCATACTTTACtttccaatttaaaaaatctgaaaataacataatattaaattaataataattgcaacttaatattaaaaataacttaattcataactaaatattatttttcaagcaaatcagtaggtactatagataaatgagaaaaaatagtaatttataaatacaattacatatagtaaatattgattataaattatcaatgaaTTTCAAGTGTTTTTGTTgtgattgaattatttttatatacaaatacaattagaACGAGCATTCCCTGTTACTGGTTAGAAGCAaaagatacaaaaatacaattgacaattttatttaacttataattgagattaatactgtataatatatcatttattattattattaaagatatatacatatacatgcatacttatttaatattatataaaattaaataaacataatttaacaatttcctacaattgaattaattaattgaaataatattaaattaaactttgcTTTGTGGAGTATTTAGtgtaaatcaaattttcttataaaaacaacattatattttcataattttttttttatattttgtatgataaaatttttcaagttGTTAATGGAGTATATCTTTGGATACTAATGGTACAattcaataatgaataatggcCAAAAGACAACAAACTACTAGTACTTAGTAGTAACCAAAATCTCTTTTTAACTAAACTCGTAAATCTATATTGTAATGCATTATCATATGGGTTCATGGCAAGACCTACACATAATTTTGCTTATTGTAAACTGTATCTTAttctaatttatgtttattctaATGAttcttactatattatgtaataaaatagaatttaatcaATGTGCTAATACTTCATTTCCTAAACAATGGTCTGCAAccgtaaattgaaaatactatatactatatagtttatataaaatataaaattttatttttattaagggaGTccacaatcatttttattatctctAAGGGGTTCGGCAGAGAAAAAGTTTAGGAAACGCTGTGttggtataaaaatgtaaaacttaatatttaaatttttaaatgtattgccAAGTAAATTTGGAATCATAgatagttcaaatatttaaaatttaggtatAGGTGTTacgttgtattataaaattcatcaaCAAATACTGTATTTTGCTAgtagtatatttatgatttgtaatggaaaaatattaaatattttaattattaagccCTAATcagtaaatatagtaattattaagttttcaagaaaaaatataactgaaaTATTCCTTATAATTTACCAGCATATGTATCAAATGTTTTGTCTTCAACATCAAATTGTATTTGGTGCTTCTCATTTAAATGCTGTAGAAAGTCTCTTATGTACTTGAATGTCATTAAGCATCCAGGTTCGTTACATTTAGTATTGCCAGTTATAAACTGTTGTTTAGGACgtagtttacaattttttatatgtctGTTATAACAACTTTTAGACTCAAAACGTTTTTCGCATCCACATTTGAATTGTTCTGTTGACTGAAACTTATTAGAGCTTAGTTTATCATTTacagaatttattttcaattttgaagtTTCACTCATGTTAATTACAATAGAGAATCAACTAACGACTAATTttgatcaaataattattaatttttacttcagAATTTGGATATCGGATaggtttgtaatttgtatacattaaacactttaactttattattatcaataacgaAACATCCAAATTCCAAttacaaaagtaaaaacataaaataaaaatgttaaccacCCTTATCTATTCTGTGCTCTTATTATCAATGAACGGGTCgggttcttatttttatttattcccgtacaatatataataaataacaataaagtattgttattcaattatGATACTCGAACacatgaacaatattataaaactcgaTTAGTTAGACTTCTCAATAAATTCGGTAAAAAGCTTACCTAATCATTGAGTTTCTTTAAACAGTTTATgggttaaattgtatacttactcattatgtaatataattaacaattagtGTTAGAGTCTCTGACAGGATAATAAAGACCAGTAAGAATCGATCCAGTGTTTAATGGATTAATTGCAAAATTTACGTACATTGTagtacctttataatattattgtttgtaccgatactaaaaaaaaaaaaaaaaatgatggacgtacaacatgatataatataatattatattttataacaatgtaaCTTTCAGGTCGAAATTATTTAACTGGGAGAAAACACTAACTAATGAACATTAGGATCATTAGATTACTTTCTAAGTCTGAAAAGAAATGTAAAGCGGGGAAGAGTTATACACATGATTTCAACTTTGTCGGACGTGTGTTAACAGCCGACTGCCGAGTAGTGACGACGAACGGTCCTCGTGACAAATATGATTCCAGAACCGATTATCTGGCGCTATCTACCGGTAATGTTTGATGTGAACGTGCTCCAAACAACGACTGCGAACACCACCAGTGAGCGCCAAAGTTAATCTAAAACTCGGTGACCGCGACGGTGGCGGTCACCGCCTGCATAATGCATCGagtttaatctttttaaaacatGGAAAGGACATAGAAATAAGTAGAGAacctattataacatattatatagactctctagaaaataagtattagtaAAATCTCGTAAActtgtttgtttatattttaattgtaatgcgAATAATGAACATGGAAGTTTTAAATCGtttgtgatattatttagatgtgggaacgacaataataataattataatgagtgaaataaattcatatatgaCTCGTCTACTCGTAATTACTCAATTGCGTAGATCGCGGTaatagatgtattaaattgataaatgaattcgaatattcaattatagtaACACGACattgatgaataataaaaaaataatttctgtcTAATTCACTTgcggtttttatataatattaaatcatattataacattttatatataagtcaTAAGCACAAACATATAtgaattatagatttatataaattgtactcgcagttatatgtatgttttataataatactaaataaactagcgaatttatttttttttttaatttgataaaatcacTTCATTCAATTAGTTATACTATAGTAACTCTACTATCTAGAAATGATTCttatggttatagtttaaactgTATGTCTGTATGATAcgaaaacttatatttttaattataaaatttaactaaaaaatggtatgtttacacacatgttaaaaattgaaaataaggtttcatttttttttaaatttcatatcatcatttaattcaatacctaacttatattatactaactctacatttaaaaatgattataatggttaaagtttcaaatttatgtaataaaaactgatattttttattaacaaaataaaacaggaATGTGTGTGTTAACACAGTACAAACgtgatattaactattaaaaatattactctatttttttttttatatttcataaaaatattttatttgataagtatattatatttttctatatttataaatgaatctaatggttaTGACATCATGTGTGAACATTAAaacttttgttataaattagcaaataaaaaaatgaaattgacatattacaca
Proteins encoded in this region:
- the LOC126551591 gene encoding uncharacterized protein LOC126551591 produces the protein MSETSKLKINSVNDKLSSNKFQSTEQFKCGCEKRFESKSCYNRHIKNCKLRPKQQFITGNTKCNEPGCLMTFKYIRDFLQHLNEKHQIQFDVEDKTFDTYADFLNWKVKYESETCSYFYHRKNERSRRRRVEYWYCNRSGYQSSLQNRRRKLKSQGILKINNNCTSSITVNVNNTDDTVQAVVHHTHFGHKAELVHLRIPKSDKQEIASKLSQGVKIEDILLSYKKDGSSKEIERKHLIKRRDILNILKKYNVKTMSPEVQSSKNKMNYEPDQETIKPLILDYIPSTDEANKHHLIASQFSLSPVNPIHESIENVCRISMENSLVSKHSINYNNKTYDVTKNDVLSCSSEECISYCNYCNICYHTYSCKCPDYTLKKIICKHIHLTVLFQVNSQTCQYKNHIERSFYGIQDHTYCTQNHIERSFHGIQDHTYCTQNHIEPIKNSQP